A single region of the Verrucomicrobiia bacterium genome encodes:
- a CDS encoding DUF4055 domain-containing protein, producing GFDKGAELRIGASTAWVTETVGAAAGYLEFTGQGLTTFERAMDRDERLMAVLGTRMLEAQKRVGESADAIELRQSGENSVLSAVSLSVSDSLTSVLRWVYWWNSTEETPEAIGENQVAVSLNTDFSTKGMASDEITAIVSAWQAGAISRETMFDLFRQGEVLPAGRTNEEEARLMTGASPQPSTPSQQRAIPSGQ from the coding sequence CGGGTTCGACAAGGGGGCGGAGCTGCGCATCGGCGCCAGCACGGCGTGGGTGACGGAGACGGTGGGCGCGGCGGCGGGCTACCTCGAATTTACCGGGCAAGGTCTGACGACGTTTGAACGGGCGATGGATCGTGACGAACGGCTGATGGCCGTCCTGGGCACGCGGATGTTGGAAGCGCAGAAACGGGTCGGCGAATCCGCCGATGCCATTGAGCTGCGTCAGTCCGGTGAAAACTCCGTGCTGTCCGCCGTGTCGTTGAGCGTGAGTGATTCCCTGACATCGGTGCTGCGCTGGGTCTATTGGTGGAACTCCACGGAAGAAACGCCCGAGGCGATTGGTGAGAACCAAGTCGCGGTCAGCCTCAACACCGATTTCAGCACGAAGGGAATGGCGAGTGATGAAATCACCGCAATCGTCTCGGCGTGGCAGGCGGGCGCCATCAGCCGCGAGACGATGTTCGATTTGTTCCGGCAGGGTGAAGTGCTGCCGGCAGGCCGCACCAACGAGGAGGAAGCCCGGTTGATGACCGGAGCCAGTCCACAACCCTCAACACCCAGCCAGCAACGCGCAATTCCCAGCGGCCAGTGA